The Stratiformator vulcanicus genome has a segment encoding these proteins:
- a CDS encoding MBL fold metallo-hydrolase, with protein sequence MLDRLEVFPQVIEMNYQARRRLGCCVYLIFDGPDWMLIDIGFEDTVPEIIDLIRRMDFALSNCKYLIATHADVDHIQGLARLKELMPQAAVIGHESAGRVLAEGDRITSYAEIPAQELSIDMPKIKFDETIGEGDAVELGSLSLDVWHTPGHTDSQLSFRMGDLLFSGDNIYRDGGVGNIDAHHGSDIPDFITSLKRIRDSDIQWLLPSHGPIFRNDPALLDQAIKRLEGYLHLSDFGTCAIDWPLLEEWDEELLEGFTAAPNK encoded by the coding sequence ATGCTCGACCGATTGGAAGTCTTTCCTCAAGTAATTGAGATGAATTATCAGGCGCGGCGACGATTAGGATGCTGCGTCTATCTGATTTTCGACGGCCCCGATTGGATGCTAATCGACATCGGATTCGAAGATACGGTGCCGGAGATCATCGACCTGATCCGGCGGATGGACTTTGCTCTCTCCAATTGCAAATACCTGATCGCCACCCACGCGGATGTCGATCACATCCAAGGTTTGGCGCGGCTCAAGGAACTGATGCCGCAGGCCGCGGTGATCGGGCACGAAAGCGCCGGTCGGGTACTCGCCGAAGGCGATCGCATCACCTCCTATGCGGAGATCCCCGCTCAGGAGCTTTCGATCGACATGCCGAAGATTAAGTTCGACGAAACAATTGGCGAAGGCGATGCCGTCGAACTCGGCTCGTTGTCATTGGATGTCTGGCATACGCCCGGTCACACCGACAGCCAGCTCTCGTTCCGCATGGGAGATTTGCTGTTCAGCGGCGATAACATCTACCGTGATGGGGGCGTCGGAAATATCGACGCGCATCACGGCTCCGACATTCCCGACTTCATCACCTCGCTCAAACGAATTCGCGACAGCGACATTCAATGGCTCCTGCCGAGTCACGGGCCGATTTTTCGCAACGATCCGGCTCTGCTCGACCAAGCGATCAAGCGGCTCGAGGGCTACCTGCACCTCTCCGACTTCGGCACTTGCGCGATCGATTGGCCGCTGCTGGAAGAATGGGACGAGGAACTGCTCGAAGGATTCACAGCCGCACCGAACAAGTAG
- a CDS encoding anti-sigma factor family protein, giving the protein MPKLRRLTNEDRADLTAYLDGELGEDRTQQIDSLLAENDIARKEVARLEQTWNLLDTLPRTTASPEFTSRTVASIRVERKPPPAALVKAAEYGRRGLLTLVWIALISAGAAAGYLGGRELVPSRHDDLIQDFELIDRIDLYDDVGDLQFLQTLHDSGTLRNWNANNAASEDGSP; this is encoded by the coding sequence ATGCCGAAACTCAGACGCCTCACCAACGAAGACCGAGCCGATCTCACCGCCTACCTCGACGGCGAGTTGGGAGAGGACCGCACGCAGCAAATCGACTCGCTCCTCGCAGAGAACGACATCGCCCGTAAGGAAGTCGCCCGCTTGGAGCAAACGTGGAACCTGCTCGACACGTTGCCTCGCACAACCGCCTCACCGGAGTTCACGTCGCGTACGGTCGCGTCGATCCGAGTGGAGCGCAAGCCGCCGCCGGCAGCACTCGTCAAAGCGGCCGAATATGGTCGACGGGGACTGCTGACCTTAGTCTGGATCGCGTTGATCTCCGCCGGCGCGGCCGCGGGGTATCTTGGCGGCCGGGAATTGGTCCCTTCGCGACATGACGACTTAATTCAAGACTTCGAACTGATCGACCGCATCGATCTTTATGACGACGTCGGTGACCTGCAGTTTCTGCAGACGTTGCACGATTCGGGCACGCTGAGGAATTGGAATGCGAACAACGCCGCGTCCGAAGACGGGAGTCCCTGA
- the ptsP gene encoding phosphoenolpyruvate--protein phosphotransferase: MGKGHDDCTTTSHGNIDLVEAAVGSVGSTNLFEKTDHSTMLIKRGIAVSPGTAIGQVLVLGTETFRIPSQFVSVDAVDTEIARFHSAVDAVCREIGENEQIASDHLGKQYGAIFAAHQQLIRDPDLIEKIEFLIRDNCYAPEFAVSKAIRHYARMFQSLGNRYMAERVSDLFDLEKRMLRQLLGQSREELANLSHPVIILAKNLTPSETAALDKRLVLGFATEAGGRTSHTAILAGALEIPAVVGIGRFMADVAGGETVIIDGDSGEIIIDPSEETLKDYRRRFREQQTEAARQETFADVEPITKDNVRVSVMGNIEFPTEVEHCVSRGADGIGLYRTEFLYLQTDVEPDEQTHLDAYRAVLREAGGQPVIIRTLDLGVDKVPPSLTRGYPEQAAETHSALGLRSIRLSLQHLPLFKTQLRALLRASVDGDVRIMFPLISTLMEFRKARMIFADVMEDLEEEGVDFRRDIPLGMMVETPSAALLAEEFAREVDFFSIGTNDLIQYTLAVDRAETLVSSLYTSGDPAVLRLIDRIIKAAVAADIPVSVCGQMASDPDYVPLLIGMGLRQVSVTPHAIGQVKAAIRRVSVEQAEAIATHVLSLETARDVESYLRNVRRRQESAA, from the coding sequence GTGGGGAAAGGGCATGATGATTGCACGACCACCTCTCATGGGAACATCGATCTCGTCGAAGCCGCCGTCGGCTCCGTCGGTTCGACAAACCTGTTTGAGAAAACTGATCACTCAACGATGTTGATTAAACGGGGAATCGCCGTTTCGCCGGGCACTGCCATCGGGCAGGTGCTCGTGCTTGGTACCGAGACGTTTCGCATCCCGTCGCAGTTCGTCAGTGTCGACGCGGTCGATACGGAAATCGCTCGCTTTCACAGCGCCGTCGATGCGGTCTGTCGCGAAATCGGCGAGAACGAGCAGATCGCATCCGACCATCTCGGCAAGCAATACGGCGCCATCTTTGCGGCGCACCAGCAACTCATTCGCGACCCCGATCTGATCGAAAAGATCGAGTTCCTCATTCGCGATAATTGCTACGCCCCCGAGTTTGCCGTCTCGAAAGCCATCCGGCACTACGCGCGGATGTTTCAAAGTCTCGGCAATCGTTACATGGCCGAGCGTGTCAGCGACCTGTTCGACCTCGAAAAACGCATGCTGCGGCAATTGCTGGGGCAAAGTCGCGAAGAGTTAGCGAATCTGTCGCACCCGGTGATCATCCTCGCCAAGAACCTCACGCCCAGTGAAACGGCCGCTCTCGACAAACGACTGGTCCTCGGCTTCGCGACTGAGGCGGGCGGGCGAACGAGCCACACGGCAATTCTGGCCGGTGCGCTGGAGATTCCGGCAGTGGTCGGCATCGGCCGATTTATGGCAGACGTTGCCGGCGGCGAGACCGTCATCATTGATGGCGACTCCGGCGAAATCATCATCGATCCGTCGGAAGAGACACTCAAGGACTATCGGCGGCGGTTTCGCGAGCAACAAACCGAAGCAGCCCGACAGGAGACGTTCGCCGACGTCGAGCCAATTACAAAGGACAATGTGCGGGTCTCCGTCATGGGCAACATCGAGTTTCCGACGGAGGTCGAGCATTGCGTCAGTCGGGGTGCCGACGGAATCGGGCTCTATCGAACCGAATTTCTATACTTGCAAACCGACGTCGAGCCGGACGAGCAGACGCACCTCGATGCGTATCGAGCCGTGTTGCGTGAAGCCGGCGGCCAGCCGGTCATCATCAGAACGCTCGACCTCGGAGTCGACAAGGTGCCGCCGTCGTTGACGCGAGGTTACCCGGAACAGGCGGCCGAGACGCATTCGGCACTGGGGCTGCGGAGCATTCGATTGAGCCTGCAGCACCTGCCGCTGTTCAAGACCCAGTTGCGGGCGTTGCTCAGAGCTTCGGTCGACGGTGACGTCCGGATTATGTTCCCGCTGATTTCGACGCTGATGGAGTTCCGCAAAGCGCGGATGATCTTCGCCGACGTCATGGAAGATCTGGAGGAAGAGGGCGTAGACTTCCGCCGGGACATCCCTTTGGGCATGATGGTCGAAACTCCTTCAGCCGCTTTGCTGGCCGAAGAGTTTGCCAGAGAAGTCGACTTCTTCTCGATCGGCACGAACGATCTGATCCAGTACACGCTGGCAGTCGACAGGGCCGAAACCTTGGTTTCATCGCTATACACGTCAGGGGACCCCGCGGTGCTGAGGTTGATTGACCGCATAATCAAAGCCGCCGTTGCCGCCGATATCCCCGTATCGGTGTGCGGGCAAATGGCCTCCGACCCCGATTACGTGCCGCTGTTAATCGGCATGGGGTTGCGGCAGGTCAGCGTGACCCCGCACGCGATCGGCCAAGTGAAAGCAGCCATCCGTCGAGTTTCGGTTGAACAGGCCGAAGCCATCGCGACCCATGTATTGAGTTTGGAAACGGCTCGCGATGTCGAAAGTTATCTGCGCAACGTGCGTCGTCGGCAGGAGTCTGCCGCATGA
- a CDS encoding co-chaperone GroES: MDDFVEPLGMRILIRKDESRQQTRGGIVLPDDAEIPTITGRVVEISAQIHRDEDFPVRKYDKVLFNPKRAIPVDLEPDNVLFVVPIDDVCAVFRRTPSQQEAMETPDDNADTDEE, encoded by the coding sequence TTGGATGATTTTGTGGAACCGCTCGGGATGCGGATTCTGATCCGCAAAGACGAGAGTCGCCAGCAAACGCGCGGCGGGATCGTCCTACCCGATGACGCCGAGATACCGACGATCACCGGCCGGGTCGTTGAAATCAGCGCTCAGATCCACCGGGATGAAGATTTCCCCGTGCGGAAGTACGACAAGGTGCTGTTCAATCCAAAGCGGGCGATTCCGGTCGATCTTGAGCCGGACAACGTGCTGTTCGTCGTGCCGATCGACGATGTGTGCGCCGTCTTCCGGCGGACGCCGTCACAACAGGAGGCGATGGAAACCCCTGACGACAATGCCGATACCGACGAAGAGTGA
- a CDS encoding PTS sugar transporter subunit IIA has product MNLNDFVISEAILPDLSVSSKEDAIRAMVGSLRECDAIQADDEDSIVSAIMKREELGSTGIGNGVAVPHTKHPSVDRLIATVALAHDGVDFASLDGGDVYILFLLVSPPDKPGDHLRGLENISRHLRSQNFCNFLKQAKTREDVVDLLREADEDQLN; this is encoded by the coding sequence ATGAATTTGAACGATTTTGTGATCTCCGAGGCGATTCTCCCTGATCTGAGCGTCAGCTCGAAAGAGGATGCGATTCGCGCCATGGTCGGATCACTTCGCGAGTGCGACGCGATTCAAGCCGACGATGAAGACAGTATCGTTTCGGCGATCATGAAGCGGGAAGAACTCGGGTCGACCGGCATCGGCAACGGTGTGGCGGTTCCTCACACAAAGCATCCGTCGGTCGATCGCCTGATCGCAACCGTCGCGTTGGCCCATGACGGTGTTGATTTCGCCAGCCTCGACGGCGGCGACGTTTACATTCTGTTTTTGCTCGTCTCGCCGCCCGATAAACCGGGCGACCACCTCCGCGGGCTCGAGAACATCTCGCGGCACTTGCGAAGCCAGAACTTCTGCAACTTTCTAAAGCAAGCAAAGACCCGCGAAGATGTGGTCGATTTGCTCCGGGAAGCCGACGAAGATCAGTTGAACTGA
- the rplU gene encoding 50S ribosomal protein L21 — MFAIIEDGSRQYRVEPGRRFSIDYRDGSEEGGTITFDKVMLANGGAASVIGQPLIEGATVVGEIVRPEEKGEKLEIQKLRRRKNSRRHTGHRQKYTLVSISEINVPGLEVVEPDDEEQAPEPSATATEEADAEE; from the coding sequence ATGTTCGCGATTATCGAAGACGGAAGTCGTCAATACCGTGTGGAGCCGGGTCGCCGGTTTTCGATCGATTACCGCGACGGTTCCGAAGAAGGCGGCACGATCACCTTCGACAAGGTCATGCTCGCCAATGGCGGAGCGGCCAGCGTCATCGGACAGCCGTTGATCGAAGGAGCGACGGTCGTCGGCGAGATCGTTCGTCCGGAAGAGAAGGGCGAGAAGCTCGAGATTCAAAAATTGCGTCGCCGAAAGAACTCTCGGCGTCACACCGGCCACCGGCAAAAGTACACGTTGGTCTCGATCTCGGAAATCAACGTGCCGGGGCTTGAAGTCGTGGAGCCGGACGACGAAGAACAGGCTCCAGAACCTTCCGCGACGGCAACCGAAGAAGCGGACGCCGAAGAGTAG
- the hpf gene encoding ribosome hibernation-promoting factor, HPF/YfiA family has translation MQIEVAVRHGSLRDEIRDLIVRKSEKLVTYFERVTAINVTVEFAGERVKTELLVDAEHKHDFVASTEGDEIVSTFEATLHKMEQQIRRYKDKIQDHRRDKPTSEVVTDGIDDSEE, from the coding sequence GTGCAAATCGAAGTTGCCGTTCGTCACGGAAGCCTTCGTGATGAGATCCGTGATCTCATTGTGCGAAAGTCTGAAAAACTAGTCACCTACTTCGAACGGGTCACCGCGATCAACGTGACCGTGGAGTTCGCTGGCGAGCGGGTGAAAACCGAACTGCTCGTCGACGCCGAACACAAACACGATTTCGTCGCATCGACTGAGGGCGACGAAATTGTGTCGACCTTCGAAGCGACGCTGCACAAAATGGAGCAGCAGATCAGGCGATACAAAGACAAGATTCAGGATCATCGGCGCGATAAACCGACCAGCGAAGTCGTCACGGACGGCATTGACGACAGTGAAGAATAG
- a CDS encoding Rne/Rng family ribonuclease: protein MKKEMLVNVLQPEECRIAVLEDGTLEELYLERSSLENFSGNIYKGRIVNIEPSIQAAFVDFGVGRNGFLHVSDVEYQYYKHLSPDEDSSGSNGRGRGRKDDRRNRDKPPIQEIFKRGSEVLVQVIKEGIGNKGPTLSTYISIPGRYLVLMPGLGRVGVSRKIEDDDERRKLRSMLNRLDPPDGLGFIIRTAGLDRTDKDLKRDLNYLIRLWKTIFKRLKESNGPGGIYEESDMILRTIRDIFNSEIDAIYIDEEAAYERAREFMKVVMPKSVSRIHYYDSAEPLFEKYNVEEEIAKIQSRQVPLKGGGSIVIDQTEALVAIDVNSGSTRADDDAEANAYQVNLRAAEEIARQLRLRDLGGVIVNDFIDMREEKHRRGIENALRDAIVRDRARTKINRISMFGLIEMTRQRIRPSLRRSVYEDCPCCRGTGYVKTAESMAIEVIRMLLNVSRGSDVSRVTIEIHDRVAHYVYNKKRRELTEVEEQQEVTVLITSRGDVGPEHMVVKCEDDNGRELKLLTANASQSGV, encoded by the coding sequence ATGAAAAAAGAAATGCTGGTCAACGTTCTCCAGCCCGAAGAGTGCCGCATCGCGGTTCTCGAAGACGGCACTCTGGAAGAACTGTACTTGGAACGCAGCAGCCTCGAGAACTTCTCGGGCAACATCTACAAAGGCCGGATCGTCAACATTGAGCCGAGCATTCAGGCCGCGTTTGTTGACTTCGGCGTCGGACGCAACGGCTTTCTGCACGTCAGCGACGTCGAATACCAGTACTACAAGCACCTCAGCCCCGACGAAGATTCTTCGGGCAGTAATGGTCGCGGACGTGGTCGCAAGGATGATCGCCGAAACCGCGACAAGCCGCCGATCCAGGAAATCTTCAAGCGCGGCAGCGAAGTCCTCGTGCAGGTCATCAAAGAGGGCATCGGCAATAAGGGGCCGACGCTCTCGACCTACATCAGCATTCCGGGTCGCTACCTGGTGCTGATGCCCGGATTGGGGCGTGTCGGCGTGAGCCGTAAAATCGAAGACGACGACGAGCGGCGGAAACTCCGCTCGATGCTCAATCGCCTCGACCCACCCGATGGCCTTGGATTCATCATTCGAACCGCCGGTCTCGACCGCACCGACAAAGACCTGAAGCGGGATCTGAACTACTTGATCCGGCTTTGGAAAACCATTTTCAAGCGGCTCAAAGAGAGTAACGGCCCCGGCGGAATCTACGAAGAATCAGATATGATTCTGCGGACGATCCGTGACATCTTCAATTCCGAGATCGATGCCATCTACATCGACGAGGAAGCGGCCTACGAGCGGGCCCGCGAATTTATGAAGGTCGTCATGCCGAAGTCGGTCAGCCGAATTCATTACTACGACAGCGCCGAGCCGTTATTCGAGAAGTACAACGTCGAAGAAGAGATCGCGAAAATCCAATCGCGTCAGGTGCCCCTCAAAGGGGGCGGCTCGATTGTCATCGATCAAACTGAAGCCCTCGTGGCGATCGACGTCAACAGCGGCAGCACCCGAGCCGACGACGATGCCGAAGCGAATGCCTACCAAGTCAACCTGCGTGCGGCCGAAGAGATCGCCCGGCAGTTGCGATTGCGTGACCTCGGCGGAGTGATCGTCAACGACTTCATCGACATGCGGGAAGAGAAGCATCGCCGCGGGATCGAAAACGCCCTTCGCGATGCGATCGTTCGCGACCGCGCCCGCACCAAGATCAACCGCATCAGCATGTTCGGATTGATCGAGATGACTCGGCAGCGCATCCGCCCTTCGTTGCGACGCAGCGTTTACGAAGATTGCCCCTGCTGCCGGGGAACCGGCTACGTCAAGACTGCAGAAAGCATGGCGATCGAGGTCATCCGGATGCTGCTGAACGTCTCACGCGGCTCAGACGTATCCCGCGTCACGATCGAAATTCACGACCGGGTTGCTCATTACGTCTACAACAAGAAACGCCGAGAGCTGACAGAAGTCGAAGAACAACAAGAGGTTACGGTCTTGATCACTTCCCGCGGAGATGTCGGACCCGAGCACATGGTCGTCAAGTGTGAAGACGACAACGGACGGGAACTGAAACTTCTCACTGCGAATGCCTCGCAGTCCGGAGTTTGA
- a CDS encoding RNA polymerase sigma factor — MAVAEAESTKPARITDPDAQLMMRVRDGDEEAFAQLVSAYQNRLIGVFYHIAATRDEAEDLAQETFLRVYRARGTYEPTAKFSTWLYRIAQNLASNSRRGAGRRKEVAYGGNESGPLGPRPAENVATEKSALMPSRMLAKAEVQDIVRLALDELGERQKMAVLLHKFEGMSYADIAESMEMSIPAVKSLLSRAREKLRSRLEAYVR; from the coding sequence GTGGCTGTGGCGGAAGCGGAATCGACCAAGCCGGCGCGGATCACCGATCCAGACGCGCAGCTGATGATGCGCGTCCGCGACGGCGATGAAGAAGCGTTCGCCCAACTCGTCAGCGCTTATCAGAATCGATTAATCGGAGTCTTTTACCATATCGCGGCAACCCGCGACGAGGCGGAGGATTTGGCGCAAGAAACATTCTTGCGCGTTTACCGAGCCCGCGGAACTTACGAACCGACGGCGAAATTTTCGACATGGCTGTATCGCATCGCGCAAAACCTAGCCAGCAATTCGCGTCGTGGAGCCGGTCGTCGCAAAGAAGTTGCCTATGGCGGAAACGAATCGGGACCGCTCGGGCCTCGTCCTGCGGAAAACGTGGCGACCGAGAAGTCGGCCCTCATGCCCAGTCGCATGCTCGCCAAAGCCGAAGTTCAAGATATCGTCCGCCTTGCGCTCGACGAACTAGGAGAGCGGCAGAAAATGGCGGTGTTGCTGCATAAGTTTGAGGGGATGAGTTACGCCGACATTGCCGAATCGATGGAGATGTCGATCCCTGCTGTGAAATCGCTGCTTTCCCGAGCTCGCGAGAAATTACGTTCCCGATTGGAGGCCTACGTCCGCTAG
- a CDS encoding GIY-YIG nuclease family protein: MHFEWARDSFDGFGPNPYAPGGRSGKAFRVDGASGATLKAGVRRSCENRPGVYGMLDHNGRLIYVGKSIKLRTRLLSYFRRKVAREKPGQIVRESRSIIWETGPSEFASLLRELYLIRTWRPRWNVQDRPRNVPPSYLCVGRAPAPYLYVAQGPPDSADATYGPFSSRGRLSLAAEALNEYFHLRDCTQRQRMTFRDDRDLFDPPESLRPGCLRFDLQTCSGPCVAGCSRREYAAQVRKAKRFLDGEVEGPLAMLEQAMDRASQEQRYEAAVRLRDRIDAVGWLIDRLAYLREARRRYHFVYPITSGSGRVLWYLIDRGSVAGTVPAPRRGRPSKSAEAALRSWFEDGTAPETKDATAHPTITILGRWFRKHPQELKRAIDLESAFSLAVGETMEAVA; this comes from the coding sequence ATGCATTTCGAATGGGCCCGCGATTCTTTCGACGGCTTCGGTCCGAACCCCTACGCCCCAGGAGGACGTTCGGGGAAGGCGTTTCGCGTTGATGGTGCGTCCGGGGCCACGTTGAAAGCCGGCGTCCGGCGGTCATGTGAGAATCGCCCGGGTGTGTATGGCATGCTCGACCACAACGGTCGGCTCATCTATGTCGGGAAGTCGATCAAGCTACGAACGCGATTGCTCAGCTACTTTCGCCGCAAGGTCGCCCGCGAAAAACCGGGACAGATCGTCCGTGAAAGTCGGTCGATCATCTGGGAAACCGGGCCGAGCGAGTTCGCCTCACTGTTACGCGAGTTGTATCTGATTCGCACGTGGCGACCTCGGTGGAACGTACAGGACCGGCCGCGCAACGTCCCGCCGAGCTACCTGTGTGTCGGACGCGCACCGGCGCCTTATCTCTACGTCGCCCAAGGACCGCCCGACTCGGCCGATGCGACCTACGGGCCGTTTTCGAGTCGCGGCCGGCTTTCTCTCGCAGCCGAAGCGCTCAATGAATACTTCCATTTGCGCGACTGCACGCAGCGTCAGCGGATGACGTTTCGTGACGACCGCGATTTGTTCGACCCGCCTGAAAGCCTGCGTCCCGGATGCCTGCGGTTTGACCTTCAAACCTGTTCGGGCCCCTGCGTCGCGGGCTGCAGCCGACGGGAATATGCGGCTCAAGTGCGTAAGGCGAAACGATTTTTGGATGGAGAGGTCGAGGGCCCCCTCGCAATGTTGGAGCAGGCGATGGACCGCGCTTCGCAGGAGCAACGTTATGAAGCGGCCGTGCGACTCCGAGATCGAATCGACGCGGTCGGTTGGCTGATAGACCGCCTGGCTTACCTCCGCGAGGCACGACGGCGGTACCACTTCGTCTATCCGATCACGAGCGGCAGCGGTCGCGTGCTGTGGTACCTCATCGACCGCGGCTCGGTTGCGGGGACGGTCCCGGCTCCGCGGCGAGGACGGCCCTCGAAATCAGCAGAGGCAGCGCTGCGGTCCTGGTTCGAAGATGGAACGGCCCCTGAAACCAAAGACGCGACCGCCCATCCGACGATCACCATCCTCGGCCGATGGTTCAGGAAGCACCCGCAAGAACTCAAGCGAGCGATCGATTTGGAAAGTGCCTTTTCGCTCGCCGTCGGCGAGACGATGGAGGCCGTCGCCTGA
- the rsgA gene encoding ribosome small subunit-dependent GTPase A, protein MGKKRRKVRVDFHKNRGRRARNNDLTREVDATTADDFTAGTERISGKGDLNRKRTIIVEGEGDDARLEVDESVCVPGRVLSAIGLNSLVHLDDGRRLECTVRRVLRTLARDTRNVVVTGDRVLVRPANDEHDEQGVIERVEPRSSALSRRQNEREHIIAANVDQAAVIASANEPPLKPALIDRFVAACERESIRPLIVINKADLVPIDDLRAVAAIYARLAYAVAITSVPDRFGIDRLKRLLTDRTTVFSGQSGVGKSSLLNAVYPDYGLETSHVSGWTSKGRHTTRRAVLLPLPFGGDVIDTPGVRQFELWDVSSGEIEAYFAEFRPFVPSCRFPDCSHTHETECAVKRAVDEEMIPKVRYDSYVRILSGDDPPPR, encoded by the coding sequence GTGGGTAAGAAGCGTCGCAAAGTTCGGGTCGACTTTCATAAGAACCGGGGACGACGGGCACGCAACAACGATCTGACGCGAGAGGTCGACGCGACGACTGCCGACGACTTTACTGCCGGCACCGAGCGGATTTCCGGCAAGGGCGACCTCAACCGCAAGCGGACCATTATCGTCGAAGGCGAAGGCGACGACGCCCGGCTCGAAGTCGACGAATCGGTCTGCGTTCCCGGCCGCGTGTTGTCGGCGATCGGACTGAATTCTCTGGTTCATCTCGACGACGGACGCCGACTCGAATGCACCGTCCGGCGGGTACTTCGCACTCTCGCACGAGATACGCGAAACGTCGTCGTCACGGGTGACCGAGTTCTCGTCCGCCCCGCCAATGACGAACACGATGAGCAAGGTGTCATCGAACGCGTCGAGCCCCGCTCGTCCGCCCTATCGCGTCGGCAAAACGAGCGGGAACACATTATCGCCGCGAATGTCGATCAGGCTGCGGTGATCGCCTCGGCCAATGAGCCGCCGCTGAAACCGGCCCTGATCGACCGCTTCGTTGCCGCCTGCGAACGCGAATCGATCCGCCCGTTGATCGTGATCAACAAGGCCGACCTTGTCCCGATCGACGATCTGCGAGCTGTCGCCGCCATCTATGCCCGGCTTGCCTACGCGGTCGCGATCACAAGTGTCCCCGACCGGTTCGGCATCGATCGGCTCAAAAGGCTGCTAACCGATCGCACGACCGTGTTCTCCGGCCAGAGCGGCGTCGGGAAAAGTTCGTTGCTTAATGCCGTCTATCCCGACTACGGCCTCGAAACGTCTCACGTGAGCGGATGGACGTCGAAGGGCCGACACACAACCCGCCGCGCGGTTCTGTTGCCGCTGCCGTTCGGGGGGGATGTGATTGATACTCCAGGCGTGCGGCAGTTCGAGTTGTGGGATGTGTCTTCGGGCGAAATCGAAGCCTACTTCGCCGAGTTCCGGCCGTTCGTGCCGTCTTGCCGCTTCCCCGATTGCTCGCATACTCATGAAACCGAGTGTGCGGTCAAGCGAGCGGTCGACGAAGAGATGATCCCCAAGGTGCGATACGACAGCTATGTCCGCATCCTTTCGGGAGATGATCCTCCGCCAAGATAG
- a CDS encoding FHA domain-containing protein, which produces MHGELIPIGGGDPVPLVKQELTIGRRRTCDIVLEYPKVSGEHCILEIINGYWKARDNHSQNGTKVNGERIDEHWLMPGDTLTIARKFTYEIQYEPMSSERPQDPQDDQERSLIERAGIERRSPSRSGRPAERTRERDPMSRSWGDDDEEIRRLLDD; this is translated from the coding sequence ATGCACGGCGAACTGATTCCCATCGGCGGCGGTGATCCCGTCCCGCTCGTCAAACAAGAGTTGACGATCGGGCGACGGCGGACCTGTGATATCGTGCTCGAGTATCCGAAGGTCTCCGGAGAGCATTGCATTCTGGAGATCATCAACGGTTATTGGAAAGCCCGCGACAATCACAGTCAGAATGGGACCAAGGTCAACGGCGAGCGAATCGACGAACACTGGCTGATGCCCGGTGACACGCTGACGATCGCCCGGAAGTTCACGTACGAAATTCAGTATGAGCCGATGAGTTCGGAGCGGCCGCAGGATCCCCAAGACGATCAGGAACGCAGTCTGATCGAGCGGGCCGGGATCGAACGGCGTTCGCCTTCGCGGTCCGGGCGACCAGCCGAACGAACCCGCGAGCGCGATCCGATGTCTCGTTCCTGGGGTGACGATGACGAGGAAATACGCAGGCTGCTCGATGATTGA
- a CDS encoding HPr family phosphocarrier protein translates to MSCPTPEFCTTVVIENDEGFHLRPISIVAKIAYRYPCEILIGRPGHLVNARQSLEMMGLGIESGETVEILTRGDQAEQALNEVREQFLNRFPN, encoded by the coding sequence ATGTCGTGCCCGACTCCGGAATTTTGCACCACGGTCGTCATCGAGAACGATGAAGGATTTCATCTGCGCCCGATTTCGATCGTGGCAAAAATTGCCTACCGGTATCCCTGCGAAATTTTGATCGGTCGTCCCGGGCACCTCGTCAACGCTCGGCAGTCGCTGGAGATGATGGGGTTGGGAATCGAAAGCGGCGAGACGGTCGAGATTCTCACGCGCGGCGATCAGGCCGAACAGGCCCTGAATGAAGTTCGCGAGCAATTCCTGAATCGGTTTCCCAACTGA